The Erigeron canadensis isolate Cc75 chromosome 4, C_canadensis_v1, whole genome shotgun sequence genome window below encodes:
- the LOC122596880 gene encoding uncharacterized protein LOC122596880: MDSFQIPDLSVEILAGNSSQENARSSQTQRRSFYEDYGNPDAYNTGSRNVNSEELPDLFTILQNFDKTIKTNQEYNQAQFKILESRILENRPPMTPRRLLSMTPTAPESAPINTLMPTASPNFGSNIPQNTHVAGTSATMSAGLNNSSNFAGSFAFTNPSQGQGANDYIAREFQKIKDMISSIPGFCNPIPEVNPASYLINRYGDKIANVIIPKKFQVPNMKPYDGTTDPQEHIALYLEKMEMVPIPSNLKEACLCRSFGSTLSGSALKWLQSLPPLSINSFADLTNLFYSQFSCSRTFEKLTDDLYKIIQKPHESLRDFMTRFTKESLNIPKLDMLTAIQVLQRGLHKGSKFQEDLIMTPCKNLDEAKARATRFIRLEENELTTSKLDALSYDRPNWKAETPVLNRYTNLTQDM, from the coding sequence ATGGATTCATTCCAGATCCCAGACTTATCTGTAGAAATTTTGGCAGGAAACTCATCTCAGGAGAATGCAAGATCAAGCCAGACTCAAAGAAGGAGTTTTTACGAAGATTATGGCAATCCGGATGCCTACAATACCGGATCTAGGAATGTTAACTCTGAAGAACTGCCTGACTTGTTTACTATTTTGCAAAATTTTGATAAGACAATTAAGACTAATCAAGAATATAATCAGGCACAATTCAAAATTCTTGAGTCAAGGATTTTAGAAAACAGACCACCGATGACTCCTAGGAGATTGCTTTCAATGACTCCAACTGCTCCTGAGTCTGCTCCTATTAATACGTTGATGCCAACTGCGAGTCCTAATTTTGGGAGTAATATTCCGCAAAACACTCATGTTGCTGGAACATCGGCCACCATGAGTGCAGGTTTGAACAATTCTAGTAATTTTGCTGGATCTTTTGCTTTTACTAATCCATCGCAGGGACAAGGAGCAAATGATTACATCGCTAGAGAATTTCAGAAGATTAAAGACATGATTTCGAGCATTCCTGGATTTTGCAATCCAATTCCTGAAGTCAACCCTGCGTCTTATCTAATCAACAGATATGGCGACAAGATTGCGAACGTAATAATCCCAAAGAAATTCCAAGTTCCAAATATGAAACCATATGATGGAACCACTGACCCACAGGAGCATATTGCACTGTATCTAGAGAAAATGGAAATGGTGccgattccatcaaatttgaaaGAAGCTTGCTTATGCAGAAGCTTTGGATCGACACTATCTGGATCAGCCTTAAAATGGCTGCAGAGTTTGCCTCCtctatctattaattctttcgctgatttaacaaatttattttatagtcaATTTTCATGCAGTAGGACTTTTGAGAAATTGACTGATgatctatataaaataattcaaaaaccgCATGAATCACTTAGAGATTTTATGACTAGATTTACAAAAGAATCTCTTAATATTCCTAAATTAGATATGTTGACCGCTATTCAAGTTTTGCAGAGAGGTCTCCATAAAGGATCTAAATTCCAGGAAGATCTCATAATGACGCCATGCAAAAATTTAGATGAAGCAAAAGCAAGGGCGACAAGATTTATAAGGCTCGAAGAAAATGAACTTACAACTTCGAAATTAGATGCCTTATCATATGATCGTCCAAATTGGAAGGCAGAAACCCCGGTGTTAAACCGATACACAAACCTTACTCAAGACATGTAG